One region of Psychrobacter sp. DAB_AL43B genomic DNA includes:
- the hemA gene encoding glutamyl-tRNA reductase produces the protein MRLVVIGVNHKTAPVALRERLALVGEDVNIALKQLQGFTDGSVIVSTCNRTEIYALVPQNLVPENAVAQNSILQDSASQVTESTTEVGSENTLSSNANLSSATISAHILKIKTWLADFKQLPLSEIDSYLYVHRDTHALTHWLRVAAGLDSMILGEPQILGQIKRSVHLAHDQKALSNQLGWIVDQVYAAAKRVRNETQVGAQAVSLSYAAAKLVTQIFDDLPSRTLLVVAAGEMNRLVATHIAGLGVGRVIICNRNPERAEALAAELRNPNRRVDVRPLQELPQLLAEADIVSSCSGSMDILIDKTMTLRALKSRRYQPMLMIDLAVPRDIDSTISRIDDVYLYSVDDLQHVIAGNIEQRRQAAVDAELLVSQLVVEMDRRFQVRQVGKDIQHYRARTQDQVEKLLHESIAKLQQDNTSPEDIITELSRRLTQTLTHAPSKLMRKAAREGDNELLDFVVSGLQDAHRGRR, from the coding sequence ATGAGATTAGTGGTCATCGGGGTCAATCATAAAACCGCACCAGTCGCTCTACGAGAGCGCTTGGCACTTGTGGGTGAGGATGTGAATATCGCGCTCAAGCAGCTACAAGGCTTTACTGACGGTAGCGTGATTGTCTCCACCTGTAACCGTACTGAGATTTATGCGCTAGTACCACAAAACTTAGTACCAGAAAACGCTGTAGCACAAAACTCAATCCTACAAGACTCAGCCTCACAAGTTACAGAGAGTACTACGGAGGTTGGTTCAGAAAATACACTGAGCAGCAACGCCAATCTTTCTTCTGCTACCATCAGCGCTCATATCTTAAAAATAAAAACGTGGCTTGCTGACTTTAAGCAGTTGCCACTGAGCGAGATTGACTCTTATTTGTATGTCCATCGTGATACTCACGCCTTAACCCATTGGCTTAGAGTCGCTGCAGGGCTTGACTCTATGATACTGGGTGAGCCGCAGATACTTGGTCAAATCAAGCGTTCTGTACATCTTGCGCACGATCAAAAAGCACTTAGTAATCAGCTTGGATGGATTGTCGATCAAGTGTATGCCGCTGCTAAGCGTGTGCGTAATGAGACCCAAGTCGGTGCACAAGCGGTATCGCTCAGCTATGCCGCTGCTAAACTGGTGACGCAAATATTTGACGATTTGCCCAGTCGGACTTTATTGGTGGTTGCTGCCGGTGAGATGAATCGCTTGGTGGCGACTCATATCGCTGGGCTTGGGGTAGGGCGTGTTATTATTTGTAACCGTAATCCTGAGCGTGCAGAAGCCTTAGCGGCTGAGCTACGTAATCCTAACCGCCGCGTGGATGTGAGGCCTCTGCAAGAGCTACCGCAATTACTGGCAGAAGCGGATATTGTGAGCAGCTGTAGCGGTAGTATGGATATCTTAATTGATAAAACCATGACCTTACGGGCGCTAAAAAGTCGTCGCTATCAGCCGATGTTGATGATTGATTTAGCCGTACCACGTGATATTGACTCGACGATTAGCCGGATAGATGATGTCTATCTCTATTCTGTCGATGATCTACAACACGTGATTGCGGGTAATATCGAACAACGTCGGCAAGCAGCAGTAGATGCCGAGCTATTAGTCAGCCAATTGGTCGTTGAGATGGATCGGCGTTTTCAAGTGCGCCAAGTGGGCAAAGATATTCAGCACTATCGTGCCCGTACTCAGGATCAGGTGGAAAAACTACTGCATGAGTCCATTGCTAAGCTTCAGCAGGATAATACCAGCCCTGAAGATATCATCACCGAGCTATCACGACGCCTAACGCAAACGTTGACCCATGCGCCATCGAAGCTGATGCGTAAAGCGGCTCGCGAAGGAGATAATGAATTGCTCGACTTTGTGGTATCAGGGCTACAGGACGCCCATCGTGGTCGCCGATAG
- a CDS encoding aminotransferase class V-fold PLP-dependent enzyme yields MSALRQDIDPNGLLEYSVVYTDRALNHMSKAFQEVMNDILSNLKTVYNAEAAVIIPGSGTYGMEAVARQLTIDEDCLIIRNGWFSYRWTQILEKGKFAKSSTVLTAERTEDTEAPKPFAPVDIETAVAKIKAEKPAIVYAPHVETSSGIILTEDYIKALSEAVHSVGGLLVIDCIASGCVWLDMKDLGIDVLISAPQKGWSSTPCAGLVMLSDAAIKKVESTESNCFSLDLKQWLTVMRAYENGGHAYHATMPTDSLRQFRDTILEAKEIGFDKLCDAQWELGNRIRKVLADKGIESVAAKGFEAPGVVVSYTERDDMHKGSAFAEAGMQIAAGVPLNVGEPDNFKTFRLGLFGLDKLTDVDGAVARFEKALDEVLAK; encoded by the coding sequence ATGTCTGCATTACGTCAAGATATTGATCCAAACGGTTTATTAGAATACTCAGTAGTTTATACCGACCGCGCCCTCAATCACATGTCAAAAGCCTTTCAAGAGGTGATGAATGACATATTGAGCAACCTAAAAACGGTTTATAACGCTGAAGCCGCGGTCATTATCCCAGGGTCTGGTACTTATGGTATGGAAGCGGTCGCCCGCCAATTGACCATTGATGAAGACTGCCTCATCATCCGTAATGGCTGGTTTAGCTATCGTTGGACGCAAATCTTAGAAAAAGGCAAATTTGCCAAGTCATCTACGGTATTAACGGCTGAGCGTACGGAAGATACCGAAGCGCCAAAACCATTTGCACCAGTTGATATTGAAACTGCGGTTGCCAAAATTAAAGCAGAAAAACCTGCCATCGTTTATGCGCCACACGTCGAAACCTCATCTGGCATTATCTTGACAGAAGACTACATCAAAGCATTGAGCGAAGCAGTGCATAGCGTTGGCGGTTTATTGGTCATTGACTGTATCGCCTCAGGTTGTGTATGGCTTGATATGAAAGACTTGGGCATTGACGTCCTTATCAGTGCGCCGCAAAAAGGCTGGAGCAGCACGCCATGTGCAGGTCTTGTCATGCTCAGCGACGCTGCCATCAAAAAAGTAGAAAGTACTGAATCTAATTGCTTTAGTCTCGATTTAAAACAGTGGCTAACTGTTATGCGTGCGTATGAAAACGGCGGTCATGCTTATCATGCGACTATGCCAACCGATAGCTTGCGTCAATTCCGCGATACCATTTTAGAAGCGAAAGAAATCGGCTTTGATAAATTGTGTGATGCACAATGGGAACTCGGAAACCGTATCCGTAAAGTACTGGCAGATAAAGGTATTGAAAGCGTCGCTGCTAAAGGTTTCGAAGCGCCAGGCGTTGTCGTGTCTTATACTGAGCGTGATGATATGCATAAAGGCAGTGCCTTTGCTGAAGCGGGCATGCAAATCGCCGCGGGTGTACCACTAAATGTCGGTGAGCCTGATAACTTTAAAACCTTCCGTTTAGGTCTATTTGGTTTAGATAAACTGACTGACGTTGACGGTGCAGTAGCGCGTTTTGAAAAAGCACTTGACGAGGTGCTAGCGAAATAA
- a CDS encoding YeeE/YedE family protein, with protein MSIQIDWQAFTPISLVGGMMLGVATVILLLGIGRIAGISGIFSSLLKPKSVEMWQILFILGLVVSPVLYSLIRPLPDIEISTSLPLLIAAGLLVGFGTRLGSGCTSGHGICGNARLSPRSMAATVTFMFFGIVTVYIGRQVLGLI; from the coding sequence ATGAGTATACAAATAGACTGGCAAGCATTTACGCCAATTTCCTTAGTGGGTGGAATGATGCTGGGCGTGGCGACTGTTATCCTGCTATTAGGTATTGGTCGTATCGCTGGTATTAGTGGTATTTTCTCAAGCTTGTTAAAACCCAAAAGTGTAGAGATGTGGCAAATACTATTTATACTAGGGCTTGTTGTTTCGCCAGTGCTCTACAGTCTGATAAGACCGTTACCTGATATAGAAATCAGCACCTCTTTGCCATTGTTAATTGCTGCAGGATTGCTCGTTGGTTTTGGTACGCGCCTAGGTTCGGGCTGTACCAGTGGGCATGGTATCTGCGGTAATGCGCGCCTATCGCCACGCTCGATGGCGGCGACAGTGACCTTTATGTTCTTTGGTATTGTGACGGTTTATATTGGTCGGCAGGTTTTGGGCTTGATTTAA
- a CDS encoding DUF6691 family protein has protein sequence MLKNIIGLLAGLLFGFGLLISGMTDPVKVQGFLDVFGAWDISLALVMGGGLMVAIVGVQLAKRQRTSWIGSLIEMPSKTTINKKLLIGAMLFGIGWGLVGICPGPGIVLLGTGQWQAYVFIPAMIIGMLVYQWLEPKLG, from the coding sequence ATGCTAAAAAATATAATTGGATTGCTGGCAGGTTTACTCTTTGGCTTTGGACTGCTGATATCGGGTATGACCGATCCTGTCAAAGTACAAGGATTTTTAGATGTGTTTGGTGCTTGGGATATTTCACTTGCACTGGTGATGGGCGGCGGCTTAATGGTGGCAATTGTGGGTGTACAATTGGCTAAGCGCCAACGGACTAGCTGGATTGGGTCATTAATTGAGATGCCAAGCAAAACCACCATCAACAAAAAACTTCTTATCGGCGCGATGCTATTTGGTATTGGTTGGGGTTTGGTGGGTATTTGCCCAGGACCCGGTATTGTATTGCTAGGAACAGGACAGTGGCAGGCGTATGTTTTTATCCCAGCGATGATCATTGGTATGTTGGTCTATCAATGGCTTGAGCCCAAGCTTGGTTGA